Proteins from one Oryza sativa Japonica Group chromosome 12, ASM3414082v1 genomic window:
- the LOC107279560 gene encoding uncharacterized protein, with translation MDKRTKLLVCIAATNLLLSMMAMIIRSRKRKRCSRREGIRYGPMVERDRKRIEYLETKIWWNDTTCINMLRLRRASFFRFCKLFRDRGLLEDTIHMCIEEQVAMFLHTVGHNLRNRLVRTNFDRSGETVSRYFNKVLHAIGELRDELIRPPSLDTPTKIAGNPRWDPYFKDCIGAIDGTHIRASVRKNVESSFRGRKSHATQNVMAAVDFDLRFTYVLAGWEGTAHDAVVLRDALERENGLRVPQGKYYLVDAGYGAKQGFLPPFRAVRYHLNEWGNNPVQNEKELFNLRHSSLRVTVERAFGSLKRRFKVLDDATPFFPFRTQVDIVVACCIIHNWVVNDGIDELIAPPDWSSEDIDESLTGQANDHALMVQFRQGLADQMWADRNSHHGM, from the exons ATGGACAAGAGGACCAAGCTTTTAGTTTGTATTGCAGCTACAAATTTATTGTTGTCGATGATGGCCATGATTATTAGGtctagaaaaagaaagaggtgTTCAAGGAGAGAAGGTATTAGATATGGCCCAATGGTTGAAAgggatagaaaaagaattgagTACCTAGAAACGAAAATTTGGTGGAACGATACAACTTGTATCAACATGCTTAGACTTAGAAGGGCAAGTTTCTTtcgtttttgtaagctttttagGGATCGTGGTTTACTTGAAGATACCATTCACATGTGTATTGAGGAACAAGTGGCTATGTTTTTGCATACAGTGGGGCATAACCTTAGAAATAGATTAGTTCGTACTAATTTTGATAGGTCTGGAGAAACAGTTAGCCGTTATTTCAACAAAGTCCTTCATGCAATCGGTGAGCTACGAGATGAACTAATCAGGCCCCCCTCATTGGACACTCCAACTAAAATAGCAGGAAACCCTAGATGGGATCCTTACTTTAAG GATTGTATTGGAGCTATTGATGGCACACATATTAGAGCCTCGGTTCGTAAGAATGTGGAGTCTTCTTTTCGTGGTAGGAAGTCCCATGCCACTCAAAATGTAATGGCAGCCGTAGATTTTGATCTTCGGTTTACTTATGTCTTGGCTGGTTGGGAGGGGACAGCACATGATGCTGTAGTTTTAAGAGATGCTTTGGAACGTGAAAATGGCCTCCGTGTCCCACAAG GCAAATACTATCTAGTTGATGCTGGATATGGAGCCAAACAAGGATTCTTGCCTCCTTTTCGTGCTGTTCGGTACCATCTAAATGAATGGGGGAATAATCCGGTACAAAATGAGAAGGAGTTGTTCAACCTTAGACACTCATCCCTCCGTGTGACGGTTGAACGTGCATTTGGGTCACTAAAGAGGAGGTTCAAAGTGCTTGATGATGCCACTCCATTCTTCCCATTTCGAACTCAAGTAGATATTGTTGTAGCTTGTTGTATTATTCATAATTGGGTCGTAAATGACGGAATTGATGAGCTTATAGCTCCGCCTGATTGGTCAAGTGAGGACATTGATGAATCGTTAACCGGCCAAGCAAATGACCATGCATTGATGGTTCAGTTCAGGCAGGGCTTAGCTGATCAGATGTGGGCTGACCGTAATAGCCATCATGGAATGTAA
- the LOC136351132 gene encoding uncharacterized protein produces MDNNSGKGGSTHASWTSAMSSFMLKHLANLVAGGTRTSSGFKAVHLYACARAVNERFNSTLTGEQIKNHLKTWQRKFTKINRLRKVSAAGWDEKNFIITLDDEHYNGYIEDHKADADYFNKPLAHYGEMLTIFGSTMATGKYAKDSSSVLGTEDVQTENDEEENDGPATTDDRAEASSASKPKKARTQEIEDDGLIGAFTSVGDKLASAILKVAEPDNKLPDGLFQTLKSLPGFEEIHVSVYYAHLVANPHIARAFDGLPFENKIHWVHLFINEKFPGSM; encoded by the exons ATGGACAACAATAGTGGCAAGGGAGGAAGCACCCATGCTTCATGGACCTCAGCTATGTCATCTTTCATGCTCAAACACCTTGCCAATCTTGTGGCCGGAGGCACAAGGACCTCATCTGGCTTCAAGGCAGTGCATCTATATGCATGTGCTAGGGCTGTGAATGAAAGGTTTAACAGCACTCTCACGGGTGAGCAAATTAAGAATCATTTGAAGACATGGCAAAGAAAGTTTACAAAGATAAATAGGCTTAGGAAAGTGAGTGCCGCTGGTTGGGATGAGAAAAATTTCATCATTACTCTTGATGATGAGCACTACAATGGCTATATTGAG GATCACAAGGCTGATGCTGATTATTTTAACAAACCTCTTGCACACTATGGTGAGATGCTTACAATATTTGGTAGCACCATGGCTACGGGAAAGTATGCAAAGGACTCAAGTTCAGTCCTAGGAACAGAGGATGTCCAAACTGAAAATGATGAAGAGGAAAATGATGGCCCTGCCACTACTGATGATCGTGCGGAGGCATCATCTGCAAGCAAGCCAAAGAAAGCCAGAACAcaagaaattgaagatgatgggCTGATTGGTGCATTCACCAGTGTTGGTGACAAGTTAGCTTCTGCTATACTAAAGGTCGCTGAGCCAGACAATAAACTGCCAGATGGTTTATTTCAAACCTTGAAAAGCCTTCCTGGGTTTGAGGAGATCCATGTATCTGTTTACTATGCTCATTTGGTTGCCAACCCTCATATTGCTAGAGCTTTTGATGGACTTCCTTTCGAAAACAAGATACATTGGGTCCACTTGTTCATTAATGAGAAGTTTCCTGGATCAATGTAG